In Firmicutes bacterium HGW-Firmicutes-1, a genomic segment contains:
- a CDS encoding serine--tRNA ligase has protein sequence MIDIKLLRENFEEVQNALSNRKEDFNLDRFKDLDLKRRELLQEVEQLKNKQNVVSKQVPILKKEGKDATAILEQMKALSNEIKDLDQEIKEIEIELNNFMLTIPNMPHSSVPLGDTDEDNVEIRKWGEPKSFGFEPKPHWDLGTELDILDFEAAAKITGARFTVYKGLGARLERALTNFMLDLHVDKHDYTEVFPPFMVHRRSMIGTGQLPKFEEDAFKVEGTEYFLVPTAEVPVTNMYRDQILTSEQLPIRHCAYTACFRAEAGSAGRDTRGLIRQHQFNKVELVKFVKPENSYEELESLTRDAEEVLQLLGIPYRVVKICMGDLGFTAAMKYDLEVWMPSYNRYVEISSCSNFESFQARRANIKYKENVKDKANFIHTLNGSGVAVGRATAAVLENFQQEDGSIIIPEVLRPYMNGKEKINK, from the coding sequence ATGATTGATATTAAACTATTAAGAGAGAATTTTGAAGAAGTACAAAATGCATTAAGTAATAGAAAAGAAGACTTTAATCTAGATCGATTTAAGGATCTTGATCTAAAAAGAAGAGAACTTTTGCAGGAAGTAGAACAACTTAAGAACAAACAAAATGTAGTATCTAAACAAGTTCCTATTTTAAAAAAGGAAGGCAAAGATGCTACCGCAATTTTAGAACAAATGAAAGCATTATCTAACGAGATCAAGGATTTAGATCAAGAAATTAAAGAGATAGAAATTGAATTGAATAACTTCATGTTAACAATTCCCAATATGCCTCATAGCTCGGTTCCGCTTGGAGATACAGATGAAGACAATGTTGAAATTAGAAAGTGGGGGGAACCAAAATCGTTTGGGTTTGAACCAAAGCCACATTGGGATCTAGGCACGGAGCTTGACATATTAGACTTTGAAGCTGCAGCTAAAATAACGGGTGCAAGATTTACAGTTTATAAAGGACTAGGTGCAAGACTCGAAAGGGCTTTGACTAATTTTATGTTGGATTTACATGTTGATAAACATGATTATACAGAAGTGTTTCCACCTTTTATGGTTCATAGAAGAAGTATGATAGGAACCGGTCAACTACCTAAGTTTGAAGAAGATGCTTTTAAAGTTGAAGGGACGGAGTATTTTTTAGTGCCTACTGCTGAGGTTCCTGTAACAAACATGTATAGAGATCAAATATTAACTTCCGAGCAGCTACCAATTAGACATTGTGCTTATACTGCGTGCTTTAGAGCAGAAGCAGGATCAGCGGGTAGAGATACCAGAGGATTAATAAGACAACATCAATTTAATAAGGTAGAGTTGGTTAAATTTGTTAAACCAGAAAATTCATATGAAGAATTAGAATCACTAACAAGAGATGCAGAAGAGGTGCTTCAATTACTAGGTATACCGTATAGAGTTGTGAAAATATGTATGGGAGATTTAGGATTTACTGCAGCAATGAAGTATGATTTAGAAGTATGGATGCCAAGTTACAATAGATATGTAGAAATATCTAGTTGTAGTAATTTTGAATCTTTTCAAGCGAGAAGAGCTAATATAAAATATAAAGAAAATGTCAAAGACAAAGCAAATTTTATTCATACACTAAACGGCAGTGGCGTTGCAGTAGGTAGAGCAACTGCAGCTGTACTTGAGAATTTTCAACAAGAAGATGGTAGCATTATAATACCTGAGGTATTAAGGCCATATATGAACGGTAAGGAAAAAATAAATAAATAA
- a CDS encoding transcriptional regulator — MDINKYTEMAELLKVLGHPTRLCIVNGLLNQDGCNVSFMQNCLNIPQSTVSQHISKLKSARIISGERNGLEINYKVINEDAIRVINALMHKDAN; from the coding sequence ATGGATATCAACAAATATACTGAAATGGCTGAACTTTTAAAGGTACTAGGCCATCCAACAAGGTTATGTATCGTAAATGGATTACTAAATCAAGATGGATGTAATGTTTCATTTATGCAAAATTGCCTAAATATACCTCAATCAACTGTATCCCAGCATATTTCAAAACTTAAATCTGCTAGAATAATATCTGGCGAACGTAACGGTTTAGAAATCAATTATAAGGTTATAAATGAAGATGCTATTCGCGTCATTAATGCACTTATGCACAAAGATGCTAATTAA
- a CDS encoding phosphohydrolase has product MTTQDSYEIVKHNIRVSNLAEGFARYLGFSEEMSKMVAVAGVFIDLGKIAMDYSVFNKERVLTEDEFEYVKQHSSKSTEILIQSNLISKDILSCIIHHHENFDGTGYPSKLKGIMIPEGARVLKICDVYLALIEKRPYRESFSHEGAIEIIRSERNKFDSKLLDEFVVYIESSKQEYK; this is encoded by the coding sequence ATGACAACACAAGACAGTTATGAAATTGTTAAACATAATATTAGAGTGAGTAATCTAGCAGAAGGGTTTGCTAGATATTTAGGATTCTCAGAAGAAATGAGTAAAATGGTCGCAGTAGCGGGTGTTTTCATTGACTTAGGTAAAATTGCAATGGATTATAGCGTTTTCAATAAGGAAAGAGTGTTAACAGAAGATGAATTTGAATATGTTAAACAACATTCCTCAAAGAGTACAGAAATTCTTATTCAAAGCAATCTGATTTCTAAGGATATTTTATCTTGTATTATTCATCATCATGAAAACTTTGATGGAACAGGGTATCCAAGTAAGTTGAAAGGGATTATGATTCCAGAAGGTGCTAGGGTACTAAAGATATGCGATGTATATTTAGCACTCATTGAAAAAAGACCCTATAGAGAGTCGTTTTCTCATGAAGGTGCAATTGAAATAATTCGAAGTGAGAGAAACAAGTTTGATTCTAAATTACTAGATGAATTTGTTGTTTATATAGAATCATCCAAACAAGAATATAAATAA
- a CDS encoding hemolysin, whose protein sequence is MKYIKDPMSAFTHFIGVILSIIAVFSLVSKSYIVGSTIHVAAFAIFGSSLILLYLASTLYHIIDRPKGLSNILHRIDHMMIFVLIAGTYTPICLIPLKGTIGLTLLCIIWSTAIAGILFKLFWMNAPRWINTGIYIGMGWMIVIAIFPLAKTLPGTAISWLFAGGIAYTLGAIIYGTKWPKINSKWFGFHEIFHLFVLLGSYCHFVLMYQYVLTF, encoded by the coding sequence ATGAAGTATATTAAAGATCCTATGAGTGCGTTCACTCATTTTATTGGAGTTATTCTATCCATTATTGCTGTCTTTAGTCTAGTATCTAAGTCGTATATCGTTGGTTCCACAATTCATGTTGCAGCATTTGCAATTTTTGGATCGAGTTTAATACTACTATATTTAGCTAGTACTTTATATCATATTATCGATAGACCAAAAGGCTTAAGCAATATTCTTCACAGAATTGATCATATGATGATTTTTGTCTTAATAGCTGGAACCTATACCCCTATTTGTTTAATACCCTTGAAGGGAACAATTGGACTTACTTTACTATGTATTATATGGTCGACTGCAATCGCAGGCATCTTATTCAAATTATTTTGGATGAATGCTCCTCGGTGGATTAACACTGGAATATACATTGGAATGGGTTGGATGATTGTAATAGCAATTTTTCCACTTGCAAAAACTTTACCTGGTACAGCTATTAGTTGGCTATTCGCAGGAGGGATTGCCTATACACTTGGTGCTATTATTTATGGTACTAAATGGCCAAAAATTAATTCAAAGTGGTTTGGTTTTCATGAAATCTTTCATTTGTTTGTCTTATTAGGTAGTTATTGTCACTTTGTTCTTATGTATCAATATGTATTAACGTTTTAA
- a CDS encoding 16S rRNA (adenine(1518)-N(6)/adenine(1519)-N(6))-dimethyltransferase: MQEKIATPKRTMEIINKYNFIFQKRFGQNFLIDSNILEKIVHGAELTKEDVVIEIGPGIGSLTQVLAENAKMVIAIEIDKKLIPILEETLIGYDNVIIINEDILKVDMQKLIDQYNDGRKIKVIANLPYYITTPIIMGLFENNVPVDTITVMVQKEVADRMQAGPGTKDYGALSLAVQYYSKPKVIAQVGPNCFIPAPKVGSSVISLKRFDEQEIEVADEKFLFRIIRASFNQRRKTLVNSISNQETLNVSKACLQQVLGKMGLDERIRGEALTLKQFIELSNYILTN, encoded by the coding sequence ATGCAAGAAAAAATAGCAACACCAAAAAGAACAATGGAAATCATCAATAAATACAATTTTATTTTTCAAAAAAGATTTGGGCAAAACTTTCTGATAGACTCAAATATCCTTGAAAAAATTGTACACGGGGCAGAATTAACAAAAGAAGATGTTGTTATAGAGATTGGTCCGGGTATTGGAAGTTTAACTCAAGTTTTGGCTGAGAATGCAAAAATGGTTATCGCTATAGAAATTGATAAGAAGTTAATTCCTATACTAGAGGAGACTCTAATAGGATACGACAATGTTATCATTATCAATGAAGACATTTTAAAGGTTGATATGCAAAAGCTTATAGACCAATATAATGATGGTAGAAAGATTAAGGTAATAGCAAACTTACCTTATTATATTACTACTCCCATTATTATGGGTCTGTTTGAAAACAACGTTCCAGTTGATACAATCACGGTAATGGTACAAAAAGAAGTTGCAGACAGAATGCAAGCTGGACCTGGCACAAAAGATTATGGTGCACTCTCTTTAGCGGTACAATACTATTCAAAACCAAAGGTAATTGCTCAGGTTGGTCCTAACTGTTTCATACCAGCTCCGAAGGTAGGATCTTCAGTTATTAGTTTGAAGAGATTTGATGAACAAGAGATAGAAGTCGCCGACGAGAAATTCTTGTTTAGAATAATTAGAGCCTCATTTAACCAAAGAAGGAAAACATTAGTAAATAGTATAAGTAATCAAGAGACTCTTAACGTTTCAAAGGCTTGTTTGCAACAAGTACTTGGAAAAATGGGATTAGATGAAAGGATCAGAGGAGAAGCACTAACCTTAAAACAATTCATTGAGCTAAGTAATTATATATTAACTAATTGA